The DNA window GGCTAACATACGCATCATATGTCCTATTGTCGGGACCGCGAAACGTGCAATTCATGCCGTTCCGTGAATTCGGTCGGCGAGCACCTTTGCCGTGGCGGCGCCGAACAGTGTGGCCTGCGCGGAATAGTAAACCCAAAGAAGCACGACGAGCAGCGAACCGGCTGCGCCGTACGTCGAGGCGATGGCGGTATGTCCGAGGTAGATCCCAATGATGGCCTCGCCCGCCACGAAAAGTACCGCCGTAACCGATGCGCCCAGCCAGATGGCGCGCCACGGTAGCCGTTCGTCGGGGACGACGCGATAGATCATCGCGAAGAGCGCCGCTACGATGGCGATCGTGATCACGATACCTCCCGCGCTGACGACGGATTCGGCCAGCGGCAATACGGCGGCGATGTATTTTTCCGTTCCGGCGAGCATGGCGTCGACGATAAAGGCCACGAGCAGAAGAAAGCCGATGACCGCGACCATAGCAAGCGACAGGAGCCGCTCCCGGAACAGTCTCGCGACGCCTCGGCGCCGGCGCGGGCCGCTCTGCCATATCGAATTCAAGGAAGCTTGAAGTTCACCGAACACCGCGGTCGCGCCGAACGCG is part of the Candidatus Eremiobacteraceae bacterium genome and encodes:
- a CDS encoding YihY/virulence factor BrkB family protein — protein: MDIETDKGRLRSVIRLFVDAAKTCQEHDVPRLSAALAYYAAFSLAPILVIAMAISGFVFGPAAARGEIFIELEGVLGVSGADAVQTMVISASRPAPGVIAAIVSTIVLAFGATAVFGELQASLNSIWQSGPRRRRGVARLFRERLLSLAMVAVIGFLLLVAFIVDAMLAGTEKYIAAVLPLAESVVSAGGIVITIAIVAALFAMIYRVVPDERLPWRAIWLGASVTAVLFVAGEAIIGIYLGHTAIASTYGAAGSLLVVLLWVYYSAQATLFGAATAKVLADRIHGTA